Proteins from one Gibbsiella quercinecans genomic window:
- the metB gene encoding cystathionine gamma-synthase — translation MTRKPATIAVRSGLNNDEQYGCVVPPIHLSSTYNFTDFNQPRTHDYSRRGNPTRDVVQRALAELEGGAGAVMTGSGMSAIHLVTTVLLQPGDLLVAPHDCYGGSYRLFDSLSKRGAYRVLFVDQGDEAALAQALAQKPKLVLIESPSNPLLRVVDIAAICKAAHAAGALAVVDNTFLSPALQQPIALGADLVVHSCTKYLNGHSDVVAGAVIAKDPDLAVDLAWWANNIGVTGGAFDSYLLLRGMRTLAPRIKAAQQNAEAIVSYLRQQPLVKKLYHPSLPENPGHEIARRQQRGFGAMLSFELDGDEALLRRFLSALELFTLAESLGGVESLISHAATMTHAGMSAQARAAAGISESLLRVSVGIEDSDDLIADLEHAFQAAAAR, via the coding sequence ATGACGCGTAAACCAGCCACGATCGCCGTACGCAGCGGCCTGAATAATGACGAACAGTACGGCTGCGTTGTCCCGCCGATTCACCTTTCCAGTACCTATAACTTTACCGATTTCAATCAGCCGCGAACCCATGACTACTCACGTCGCGGCAACCCCACGCGCGACGTGGTACAGCGCGCGCTGGCGGAACTGGAAGGCGGCGCAGGGGCGGTAATGACCGGCAGCGGCATGTCAGCTATTCATCTGGTCACCACCGTATTGCTGCAACCGGGCGATCTGCTGGTGGCGCCGCACGACTGTTACGGCGGCAGTTACCGTCTGTTTGACAGCCTGAGCAAGCGTGGCGCCTATCGCGTGCTGTTTGTGGATCAGGGTGATGAAGCGGCGTTGGCGCAGGCGCTAGCGCAAAAACCCAAGCTGGTGCTGATCGAAAGCCCCAGCAACCCACTGCTGCGGGTGGTGGATATCGCCGCCATCTGTAAAGCCGCACATGCCGCCGGCGCGTTGGCGGTGGTGGATAACACCTTCCTCAGCCCGGCGCTGCAGCAGCCGATCGCGCTCGGCGCCGATCTGGTGGTGCATTCCTGCACCAAGTACCTGAACGGGCATTCAGACGTTGTCGCCGGTGCGGTGATCGCCAAAGACCCCGATTTGGCGGTAGATTTGGCCTGGTGGGCGAACAACATTGGCGTGACCGGCGGTGCGTTTGACAGCTATTTGTTGCTGCGTGGGATGCGCACGCTGGCGCCGCGTATCAAGGCGGCGCAGCAAAACGCCGAAGCGATTGTCAGCTATCTGCGCCAGCAGCCGCTGGTGAAAAAACTTTACCATCCTTCTCTGCCGGAAAACCCGGGCCATGAGATCGCACGCCGCCAGCAGCGCGGGTTTGGCGCGATGCTCAGTTTTGAGCTGGATGGCGATGAAGCGCTGTTGCGCCGTTTCCTTTCCGCGCTTGAGCTGTTTACGCTGGCGGAATCCCTGGGGGGCGTTGAAAGCCTGATTTCCCATGCGGCCACCATGACCCACGCCGGGATGTCGGCGCAAGCGCGCGCCGCGGCGGGGATTTCCGAAAGTTTGCTACGGGTTTCCGTAGGGATTGAAGACAGTGACGATCTGATTGCCGATCTGGAACACGCATTCCAGGCTGCGGCAGCGAGGTAA
- a CDS encoding bifunctional aspartate kinase/homoserine dehydrogenase II — protein MNAIVTAGAERGRQLHKFGGSSLADATCYRRVAGIMAEYSQPGDLMVVSAAGSTTNQLISWLKLSQSDRLSAHQVQQALRRYHSELIGSLLPPEMAEPLIAAFIHDLERLAVVLDGRIDDAAYAEVVGHGEIWSARLMAALLNKLDMQAAWLDARDFLRAERTAQPQVDEASSSPLLQQLMVQYPGQRLVVTGFISRNDAGETVLLGRNGSDYSATQIGALAGVSRVTIWSDVAGVYSADPRKVKDACLLPLLRLDEANELARLAAPVLHTRTLQPVSGSDIDLQLRCSYQPEQGSTRIERVLASGTGAKIVTSHDDVCLIELTVAPQHDVKQVQQELDRVLKRTQVKPLAVGLHPDRRLIQLCYTSEVVGSALRILQEAALPGELQLHEGLALVALVGAGVCNNPLHSHRFYQQLKDQPVEFIWQAEDGISLVAVLRQGPTGLLIQGLHQSLFRAEKRIGLVLFGKGNIGSRWLELFARDQESISARSGFEFILAGVVDSRRSLLNYDGLDASRALAFFEEEAQDLDEESLFLWMRAHPYDDLVVLDVTASENLAQQYLDFASYGFHVISANKLAGASGSDNYRQIRDAFAKTGRHWLYNATVGAGLPVNHAVRDLRDSGDSILAISGIFSGTLSWLFLQFDGTVPFTELVDQAWQQGLTEPDPRVDLSGQDVMRKLVILAREAGYDIEPSQVRVESLVPASVEQGSIDQFFEDGEELNQQMLQRFEAASEMGLVLRHVARFDAHGKARVGVEAVRPDHPLAALLPCDNVFAIESRWYRDNPLVIRGPGAGRDVTAGAIQSDLNRLAQLL, from the coding sequence ATGAATGCAATTGTGACGGCAGGGGCGGAAAGAGGGCGCCAACTGCATAAATTCGGTGGTAGCAGCCTGGCGGATGCTACGTGTTACCGGCGGGTGGCGGGCATTATGGCCGAATACAGCCAGCCGGGCGATCTGATGGTGGTTTCGGCCGCCGGCAGCACCACTAACCAATTGATCAGTTGGCTGAAGCTGAGCCAGAGCGATCGTCTTTCCGCCCACCAGGTGCAACAGGCATTGCGCCGCTATCACAGTGAGTTGATCGGCAGCTTGCTGCCGCCGGAAATGGCAGAACCGCTGATCGCCGCGTTTATCCACGATCTGGAACGCCTGGCCGTGGTGCTGGACGGGCGAATTGACGATGCGGCCTATGCGGAAGTGGTCGGGCATGGGGAAATCTGGTCGGCCCGGCTGATGGCGGCGCTGCTGAATAAGCTGGACATGCAGGCCGCCTGGCTGGATGCGCGTGACTTCCTGCGCGCAGAGCGCACCGCTCAGCCCCAGGTTGACGAAGCGAGCTCTTCTCCGCTGTTGCAACAACTGATGGTGCAGTATCCGGGCCAACGCCTGGTCGTCACCGGGTTTATCTCGCGCAACGATGCCGGCGAAACGGTGCTGTTGGGGCGCAACGGTAGCGACTATTCCGCGACCCAAATCGGTGCGCTGGCCGGGGTGTCGCGCGTGACCATCTGGAGCGATGTGGCCGGTGTTTACAGCGCCGATCCGCGCAAGGTGAAAGATGCCTGCCTGTTGCCTTTGCTGCGCCTGGATGAAGCCAACGAGCTTGCACGCCTGGCGGCCCCGGTGCTGCATACGCGCACGCTGCAGCCGGTTTCCGGCAGCGATATCGATTTGCAACTGCGTTGCAGCTACCAGCCGGAACAAGGTTCCACGCGCATTGAACGCGTGTTGGCTTCCGGCACCGGTGCGAAAATCGTCACCAGTCATGATGATGTGTGCCTGATTGAACTGACCGTTGCCCCACAGCATGACGTTAAACAGGTGCAGCAGGAGCTCGATCGCGTGCTCAAGCGCACCCAGGTTAAACCGTTGGCGGTCGGGCTGCACCCGGATCGCCGCCTGATCCAGCTTTGCTACACCTCGGAAGTGGTGGGCAGCGCGCTGCGCATCCTGCAGGAAGCCGCCTTGCCGGGCGAGCTGCAACTGCATGAAGGCCTGGCGCTGGTGGCGCTGGTGGGCGCAGGCGTGTGCAACAACCCGCTGCACAGCCACCGTTTTTATCAGCAGTTGAAAGACCAGCCGGTGGAGTTTATCTGGCAGGCGGAAGACGGCATCAGCCTGGTGGCGGTGCTGCGCCAGGGGCCAACCGGGCTGTTGATTCAGGGGCTGCACCAAAGCCTGTTCCGCGCCGAAAAACGCATCGGCCTGGTGCTGTTCGGCAAGGGAAATATCGGTTCCCGTTGGCTGGAGCTGTTTGCGCGCGATCAGGAAAGCATTTCGGCCCGCAGCGGTTTTGAATTCATCCTGGCGGGCGTGGTGGATAGCCGGCGCAGCCTGTTGAACTATGATGGGCTGGATGCCAGCCGCGCGTTGGCATTTTTTGAAGAAGAAGCGCAGGACCTGGATGAGGAATCGCTGTTCCTGTGGATGCGCGCTCACCCGTACGATGATCTGGTGGTGCTGGATGTCACCGCCAGCGAAAATCTGGCGCAGCAGTATCTGGATTTCGCCAGTTACGGTTTCCATGTCATCAGCGCCAACAAACTGGCGGGGGCTTCCGGCAGCGATAACTATCGCCAAATTCGCGATGCGTTTGCTAAAACCGGGCGCCACTGGCTGTATAACGCCACCGTTGGCGCGGGCCTGCCGGTGAACCACGCCGTGCGCGACCTGCGTGATAGCGGCGACAGCATTCTGGCGATCAGCGGTATTTTCTCCGGCACGCTGTCTTGGTTGTTCCTGCAGTTTGACGGCACCGTGCCGTTCACTGAACTGGTGGATCAGGCATGGCAGCAAGGGCTGACCGAGCCGGATCCGCGGGTCGATCTTTCCGGCCAGGATGTGATGCGCAAGCTGGTGATCTTGGCGCGCGAAGCAGGTTACGACATCGAGCCGAGCCAGGTACGGGTTGAATCGCTGGTGCCCGCCAGCGTTGAGCAGGGCTCCATCGATCAGTTCTTTGAGGACGGGGAAGAGCTTAACCAACAGATGCTGCAGCGTTTTGAAGCGGCCAGCGAAATGGGGCTGGTATTGCGCCATGTTGCGCGTTTCGATGCCCACGGCAAAGCGCGTGTCGGCGTGGAAGCCGTGCGCCCGGATCATCCGCTGGCGGCACTGCTGCCCTGTGACAACGTGTTTGCCATCGAAAGCCGCTGGTACCGTGATAACCCGCTGGTTATCCGCGGCCCGGGGGCTGGGCGCGACGTTACTGCCGGCGCCATTCAGTCAGACCTTAACCGTTTGGCCCAGTTGCTGTAA
- the rpmE gene encoding 50S ribosomal protein L31, which yields MKQGIHPKYEEVTANCSCGNVIKIRSTVGHDLNLDVCGACHPFYTGKQRDVATGGRVDRFNKRFSVPGAKK from the coding sequence ATGAAACAAGGTATTCACCCAAAATACGAAGAAGTTACTGCTAACTGCTCTTGCGGTAACGTGATCAAAATCCGCTCTACCGTGGGTCACGATCTGAACCTGGACGTTTGTGGCGCATGCCACCCGTTCTACACTGGCAAGCAGCGTGATGTTGCTACCGGTGGCCGCGTTGACCGCTTCAACAAGCGTTTCAGCGTACCTGGCGCTAAGAAATAA
- the metJ gene encoding met regulon transcriptional regulator MetJ, whose translation MAEWNGEYVSPYAEHGKKSEQVKKITVSIPLKVLKILTDERTRRQVNNLRHATNSELLCEAFLHAFTGQPLPNDEDLRKERSDEIPEAAKILMRELGVDPDTWEY comes from the coding sequence ATGGCTGAGTGGAACGGCGAGTATGTCAGCCCTTACGCTGAACACGGTAAAAAAAGTGAACAAGTAAAAAAAATCACGGTATCCATTCCGCTGAAGGTCCTGAAGATCCTCACCGACGAGCGCACTCGTCGTCAGGTCAATAATCTGCGGCATGCCACCAACAGTGAATTGCTGTGCGAAGCGTTTCTGCACGCCTTTACCGGCCAGCCGCTACCGAATGATGAGGATCTGCGCAAAGAGCGCAGCGATGAAATACCGGAAGCAGCAAAGATATTGATGCGTGAGCTGGGTGTGGATCCCGATACCTGGGAATATTGA
- the metF gene encoding methylenetetrahydrofolate reductase: protein MSFFHANQREALNQSLAELHGQINVSFEFFPPRTTEMEDTLWQSIDRLSSLKPKFLSVTYGANSGERDRTHSVIKGIKERTGLDAAPHLTCIDASPAQLREIATDYWNSGIRHIVALRGDLPAGGGKPDMYAADLVTLLREVGDFDISVAAYPEVHPEAKSAQADLINLKRKIDAGANRAITQFFFDVESYLRFRDRCVATGIDVEIVPGILPVSNFKQLQRFATMTNVRVPSWMTSMFEGLDNDPETRKMVGANIAMDMVRILSREGVKDFHFYTLNRAEMSYAICHTLGVRPVAAA from the coding sequence ATGAGTTTTTTTCACGCAAACCAGCGGGAAGCGCTGAATCAAAGTCTGGCGGAGCTGCATGGCCAGATTAACGTGTCGTTTGAGTTTTTCCCGCCGCGTACCACTGAGATGGAAGACACCCTGTGGCAGTCCATCGATCGCCTGAGCAGCCTGAAGCCGAAATTTCTGTCTGTGACTTACGGGGCGAATTCCGGCGAACGCGATCGCACCCACAGCGTGATCAAAGGGATCAAAGAGCGCACCGGGCTGGATGCGGCGCCGCACCTGACCTGCATCGATGCCAGCCCGGCGCAGCTGCGTGAAATCGCGACCGATTACTGGAACAGCGGTATTCGCCACATTGTGGCCCTGCGCGGGGATTTGCCGGCAGGCGGCGGCAAGCCGGATATGTATGCGGCCGATCTGGTGACGTTGCTAAGAGAAGTGGGCGACTTTGATATTTCCGTGGCGGCTTACCCGGAAGTGCATCCAGAAGCGAAAAGCGCCCAGGCGGATTTAATCAACCTGAAGCGCAAGATTGACGCCGGCGCCAACCGCGCAATCACGCAGTTCTTCTTCGATGTGGAAAGCTACCTGCGTTTCCGCGACCGTTGCGTAGCCACTGGTATTGATGTTGAAATCGTGCCCGGTATTTTGCCCGTGTCCAACTTCAAGCAGTTGCAACGTTTCGCCACCATGACCAACGTGCGCGTGCCAAGCTGGATGACCAGTATGTTTGAAGGGCTGGATAACGATCCGGAAACGCGCAAAATGGTCGGCGCCAATATCGCCATGGACATGGTGAGGATCCTGAGCCGCGAAGGGGTAAAAGACTTCCACTTCTATACGCTGAACCGCGCCGAAATGAGCTACGCCATTTGCCACACCCTGGGCGTGCGCCCGGTGGCGGCGGCCTGA